From Pseudanabaena sp. PCC 6802, one genomic window encodes:
- a CDS encoding UPF0182 family protein has translation MKLLLLRQKLRKRYVLLLAVASILTLWAIAELVARLGAEILWFQEVGYLSTYAIRLAARVGLWAIAFAIAAVYLFGNLHLAQRLKHPDPPMEKRVALFSVKGEQRADAIAKNERSGKYAMPLRLRWLLLLSLGLSLLVGLLLWHYGQVALAQTAFAQAALGQTSRDVNLPNILPPAPQPFRPEQVWRSLVQLNSHRIAGIALLGGAIALLIYPRFLLAASALMMSAAIATAISRQWIRVLPYFHPTPFGSDDPVFGRDISFYIFSLPLWELLEFGLLGIFAYGFVAALLTYLLSANSLSQGMFPGFSSSQQQHLYGMGGALMLGVAFSYWLGRYELLYSPRGVSYGASYTDINAQLPACTLLAILSLAIAAYLLWRAISRSRRFSDHKHVAYGLIIYLIVVVVAGQVVPQAVQSLVVQPNELERERPYIARAIAQTRQAFDLDAIEVRAFDPQNRLTYDDIQSNELTIRNIRLWDRQPLLESNRQLQQIRPYYRFADADIDRYTLAVEPQEPPAKQQVLIAPRELDYNALPKIAQTWVNRSLIYTHGYGFTVSPVNRFNASGLPEYLVKDIGITEGTPLTTSSDSVRTSIPIGQPRIYYGELTDTYAIVGTRVKELDYPSGDDNVYNTYDGRGGINIGVLWRRWMFAKYLNDWQMLFTRDFLPETKLLFRRNIKQRIRAIAPFLRFDGDPYLVAADTKSNNVSRNIKDPSHLYWIVDAYTTSDRYPYADIGSEGINYIRNSVKVVIDAYHGAVNFYIADAKDPMINTWAAIFPNLFKSLDDMPANLRRHLRYPVDFFKIQSERLMTYHMTDPQVFYNREDVWQIPTEVYGDRPQLVEPYYLITSLPTIPFEEFILLLPYTPKERANLIAWLAARSDGENYGKLLLYVFPKQRLVYGPQQIEARINQDPAISQQISLWNRQGSKTIQGNLLVIPIEQSLLYVEPLYLEATQNKLPTLVRVIVAYEDRIVMTPTLQQSLQAIFKTDAKSTIRLPGAEF, from the coding sequence GTGAAATTACTGCTACTAAGGCAAAAATTAAGGAAGCGCTACGTTCTGTTGCTGGCTGTTGCATCCATATTGACGTTGTGGGCGATCGCCGAGTTAGTTGCTCGTTTGGGAGCGGAGATCCTGTGGTTCCAGGAAGTCGGCTATCTTTCCACCTATGCAATTAGGTTGGCGGCGAGGGTAGGACTGTGGGCGATCGCTTTCGCGATCGCTGCCGTTTATCTGTTTGGCAACCTACATCTGGCTCAACGACTCAAGCATCCCGATCCTCCTATGGAAAAGAGAGTAGCTCTTTTCTCAGTTAAGGGGGAGCAAAGAGCAGATGCAATCGCAAAAAACGAGCGATCGGGAAAATACGCTATGCCGCTGCGGTTGCGCTGGTTGCTGCTCCTGTCGCTCGGACTGAGCCTGTTAGTAGGGTTACTGCTGTGGCATTACGGTCAGGTTGCTCTTGCCCAAACTGCATTTGCTCAAGCCGCGCTCGGTCAAACCAGCCGCGATGTCAATCTTCCCAATATTTTGCCTCCAGCACCGCAGCCCTTCAGGCCGGAGCAGGTATGGCGATCGCTGGTGCAGTTAAACTCACACAGAATTGCAGGTATCGCGCTTCTAGGTGGGGCGATCGCTCTGTTAATTTACCCTCGCTTCTTACTGGCGGCGAGTGCGTTGATGATGAGTGCGGCGATCGCCACTGCGATCTCGCGACAGTGGATAAGGGTGTTGCCATATTTCCATCCCACGCCGTTTGGCAGCGACGATCCGGTGTTCGGACGGGATATTAGTTTCTATATCTTTTCGCTGCCACTGTGGGAATTACTGGAATTCGGACTGCTCGGCATATTCGCCTACGGTTTTGTTGCAGCATTACTGACATATCTACTGTCAGCAAATAGCCTCAGTCAAGGGATGTTCCCAGGATTCTCGTCTTCTCAACAGCAACATCTCTACGGTATGGGAGGTGCGCTGATGTTGGGAGTGGCATTCAGCTACTGGCTCGGTCGCTACGAGCTACTCTATTCACCACGAGGAGTTTCCTATGGTGCGAGTTATACCGATATCAACGCGCAACTGCCAGCCTGCACGCTGTTGGCTATTCTGTCACTGGCGATCGCCGCATATTTGCTGTGGAGAGCAATTTCGCGATCGCGTCGGTTCTCCGACCACAAGCACGTAGCATACGGATTAATCATCTATTTAATAGTAGTTGTCGTAGCGGGGCAGGTAGTACCGCAGGCAGTACAGTCACTGGTCGTGCAACCGAATGAGTTGGAGCGAGAACGACCTTATATCGCACGTGCGATCGCGCAGACGCGGCAGGCATTCGATCTCGATGCGATTGAAGTTCGAGCTTTCGATCCACAGAATCGCCTTACCTATGACGATATTCAGTCCAACGAACTCACGATTCGCAATATCCGCCTGTGGGATCGGCAGCCCTTATTGGAAAGCAATCGGCAGCTACAGCAGATTCGCCCCTACTATCGCTTTGCCGATGCTGATATCGATCGCTATACCCTGGCTGTCGAGCCGCAGGAACCTCCTGCCAAACAACAGGTTCTGATTGCCCCCAGGGAATTAGACTATAATGCCTTACCCAAGATAGCGCAAACCTGGGTCAATCGCAGCCTCATCTACACCCACGGTTATGGGTTTACCGTTAGTCCGGTGAACAGGTTTAATGCGAGCGGCCTGCCCGAGTATCTTGTCAAGGATATTGGCATTACAGAAGGCACTCCTCTCACTACCTCTAGCGACTCCGTGCGTACCAGCATTCCCATCGGTCAACCTCGCATCTATTATGGCGAACTAACTGATACTTACGCGATCGTGGGAACCAGGGTGAAAGAATTAGATTATCCCAGTGGCGATGACAATGTTTACAATACCTACGATGGACGGGGAGGAATTAATATTGGCGTGCTCTGGCGGCGATGGATGTTTGCCAAATATTTAAACGACTGGCAAATGCTGTTTACGCGCGACTTTCTCCCAGAGACCAAGCTATTGTTTAGGCGCAACATCAAACAACGCATTCGGGCGATCGCGCCGTTTTTGCGCTTCGATGGCGATCCCTATTTAGTGGCAGCGGATACTAAATCCAACAACGTTTCCAGAAATATCAAAGATCCCAGTCATCTATATTGGATTGTCGATGCCTACACCACCAGCGATCGCTATCCCTATGCCGACATTGGCAGCGAAGGGATAAATTATATCCGCAACTCTGTTAAGGTGGTCATCGATGCCTATCACGGTGCGGTCAATTTCTACATTGCCGATGCCAAAGATCCGATGATTAATACCTGGGCTGCCATCTTTCCCAATTTATTCAAATCGCTCGACGACATGCCTGCCAATCTGCGGCGACACCTGCGATATCCAGTTGACTTCTTCAAGATCCAATCGGAACGCTTGATGACCTATCACATGACCGATCCGCAAGTATTCTACAATCGCGAAGACGTGTGGCAGATTCCCACTGAAGTCTACGGCGATCGCCCCCAGCTAGTCGAACCATATTACTTGATTACCAGTCTGCCTACCATTCCATTTGAGGAATTCATTCTCCTTTTACCCTATACACCAAAGGAGCGGGCTAATCTAATTGCCTGGCTGGCAGCGCGATCGGATGGCGAGAACTATGGCAAGCTGCTGCTGTATGTCTTTCCCAAACAGAGGCTAGTATACGGCCCCCAGCAAATCGAAGCGCGTATCAATCAAGATCCTGCGATCTCTCAACAAATTTCGCTTTGGAATCGCCAGGGTTCAAAAACGATTCAAGGAAATCTATTAGTGATTCCCATCGAGCAATCGTTGCTTTATGTCGAGCCTCTCTATTTGGAAGCGACTCAGAATAAACTTCCTACGTTGGTTAGGGTAATCGTGGCATATGAGGATCGAATTGTGATGACTCCCACGTTACAACAATCTCTGCAAGCCATTTTTAAAACAGACGCAAAATCCACAATTAGATTGCCAGGTGCGGAGTTCTAA
- a CDS encoding GNAT family N-acetyltransferase, with translation MDTANSINFDCQIRSATPTDVETIFALIQALAAYEKLTDTCTGSIDALADHLFGDRPCAEAIVAECDDLSVGFALFVQNYSTFLTRPGMYLEDLFVLEAYRGRGIGKAMIRYLAGIAIERGYGRFEWSVLDWNEPAISFYQRMGADVLPDWRICRMTGNALLNLSCS, from the coding sequence TTGGATACAGCAAACTCAATTAATTTCGACTGTCAGATCCGATCGGCAACTCCTACAGATGTGGAGACTATCTTTGCATTAATCCAGGCATTAGCTGCATATGAGAAACTGACCGATACTTGTACTGGCAGCATCGATGCCTTGGCAGATCACTTGTTTGGCGATCGCCCCTGCGCTGAGGCGATCGTTGCTGAATGCGACGATCTGTCCGTGGGATTTGCTTTATTCGTACAAAACTATTCCACGTTTTTGACACGCCCTGGTATGTATTTGGAGGATTTATTCGTGCTGGAAGCATATCGCGGACGAGGTATTGGTAAAGCCATGATTCGATATCTTGCTGGCATAGCGATCGAGCGGGGATACGGAAGATTTGAATGGTCGGTTTTAGATTGGAACGAACCAGCGATTAGTTTTTATCAACGGATGGGAGCAGACGTGCTACCCGACTGGCGTATTTGTCGCATGACGGGCAATGCCTTACTAAACCTGAGTTGTAGCTAG
- the rfaE2 gene encoding D-glycero-beta-D-manno-heptose 1-phosphate adenylyltransferase yields the protein MCNVASNVVSNDSNVISLDSLQAILRQSPQAWRPLVFTNGCFDLIHVGHVRYLQAAKQLGKTLIVGLNSDRSVRQLKGDLRPIVPEAQRAEVVGALKPVDAVVIFPETTAIATIQAISPDIYVKGGDYTPATLPEAPVVIASGGRIELIQIEIPTSTSKILEKIRNGKE from the coding sequence ATGTGTAATGTCGCTAGCAATGTTGTTAGTAATGATAGTAATGTTATCAGCTTAGATTCACTCCAGGCGATCCTGCGGCAGTCACCTCAAGCATGGCGACCTTTAGTTTTTACAAACGGGTGCTTCGATCTCATTCATGTGGGTCACGTGCGCTACCTGCAAGCGGCGAAACAATTGGGCAAAACTTTAATTGTCGGCTTAAATAGCGATCGCTCCGTACGCCAACTCAAAGGCGATCTGCGTCCGATCGTGCCAGAAGCACAACGAGCCGAAGTTGTAGGAGCGCTCAAGCCAGTTGATGCCGTGGTAATTTTCCCAGAAACTACGGCGATCGCGACAATCCAGGCGATCTCCCCCGATATTTACGTCAAAGGCGGGGACTACACGCCCGCAACTCTGCCAGAGGCTCCGGTGGTAATCGCTAGTGGAGGAAGGATTGAATTAATTCAAATAGAGATTCCTACTTCAACATCCAAAATTCTGGAGAAAATTAGAAATGGAAAGGAGTAA
- a CDS encoding ribose-phosphate pyrophosphokinase, which produces MTQLTTTKHRYGVFSANGSEDRLRLFAGSANIPLAQEVARYLGMGLGPMVRKSFADGEIYIQVQESIRGCDVYLIQPTCRPVNDHLTELLIMIDACRRASARQITAVLPYYGYARADRKTAGRESITAKLVANLIVQSGAQRVIAMDLHSAQIQGYFDIPCDHVYGSPVLFSYLLDKQLEDLVVVSPDVGGVARARAFAKKLNDSPLAIIDKRRQSHNVAEVMNVIGDVAGKTAVLVDDMIDTAGTITEAAKILRKEGARQVYACATHAVFSPPAIERLSSGCIEEVIVTNTIPVPQDCHFPQLKVLSVANLIGETIWRVHEDTSVSSMFR; this is translated from the coding sequence GTGACTCAATTAACAACAACAAAACATAGGTATGGTGTCTTCTCTGCTAATGGCAGCGAAGACAGGCTGAGGTTATTTGCCGGATCTGCAAATATACCCCTGGCGCAAGAAGTTGCTAGGTACTTGGGCATGGGGCTAGGCCCTATGGTACGCAAGAGTTTTGCTGATGGGGAGATTTACATCCAGGTACAGGAGTCCATCCGGGGCTGCGATGTTTATCTAATTCAGCCTACATGCAGGCCTGTTAACGATCATTTGACAGAGTTACTGATTATGATCGATGCCTGTCGTCGAGCCTCAGCGCGTCAGATTACGGCTGTTTTACCTTACTACGGCTACGCGCGTGCCGATCGCAAGACTGCTGGCCGAGAATCAATTACAGCTAAGCTGGTTGCCAATTTAATCGTGCAGTCCGGCGCACAACGCGTGATTGCGATGGATTTGCATTCGGCACAGATTCAAGGATATTTTGATATTCCCTGCGATCATGTCTATGGCTCGCCCGTATTATTTAGCTACCTACTGGACAAACAACTGGAAGATTTAGTAGTTGTTTCGCCGGATGTGGGCGGTGTGGCGCGGGCAAGAGCTTTTGCCAAAAAGCTCAACGACAGCCCTTTAGCTATTATCGATAAGCGCCGCCAGAGTCATAACGTAGCGGAAGTGATGAACGTGATCGGCGATGTTGCTGGTAAGACTGCCGTTTTAGTCGATGACATGATCGATACAGCAGGCACGATTACCGAAGCAGCAAAAATTTTACGCAAAGAAGGCGCGCGTCAAGTCTACGCCTGCGCTACCCATGCGGTGTTCTCTCCTCCGGCGATCGAGCGGCTTTCCAGCGGTTGCATTGAAGAGGTAATCGTTACCAATACCATTCCCGTCCCCCAAGATTGCCATTTTCCTCAGTTAAAAGTCCTTTCGGTCGCCAACCTGATTGGCGAGACGATCTGGCGCGTCCACGAAGATACGTCAGTCAGTAGCATGTTTCGCTAG
- a CDS encoding TetR/AcrR family transcriptional regulator codes for MNNPDKKSPGRPRSVKSHQAMLQATLELLAEVGFDAMSIDAIAARAGVGKTTIYRRYASKAELVADAIENVREEMVIPDTGTLQGDIDALVQNAAQITLSPLGRQTVAMIISSASSNAQFAQIYWTKYLQPRRKTFAIVLERAKARNEIPADLDSDLVFDTMSGIMLYALIFQPTSESWTAYVRRALSLLFRSN; via the coding sequence ATGAACAATCCTGATAAAAAATCGCCGGGAAGACCACGCAGCGTCAAATCTCATCAAGCCATGTTGCAAGCAACTCTCGAACTGCTGGCAGAAGTTGGTTTCGATGCAATGAGTATCGATGCGATCGCGGCTCGCGCTGGGGTCGGCAAAACCACAATCTATCGTCGCTATGCCTCAAAAGCAGAATTAGTCGCGGATGCGATTGAGAATGTTCGAGAAGAAATGGTAATCCCCGATACGGGCACTCTTCAGGGTGACATTGATGCGCTCGTTCAAAATGCCGCACAAATCACTCTCAGTCCACTTGGACGACAGACTGTTGCCATGATTATTAGCAGTGCCTCCAGCAACGCTCAATTTGCTCAGATTTACTGGACAAAATATCTACAACCTCGACGAAAAACATTTGCGATCGTCCTAGAACGGGCAAAGGCAAGAAATGAAATCCCAGCCGACCTGGATTCCGATCTAGTCTTTGACACGATGAGTGGAATCATGCTCTACGCTTTAATTTTTCAACCGACATCTGAATCCTGGACAGCGTATGTTCGCCGTGCCCTAAGTCTCTTGTTTAGAAGCAACTGA
- a CDS encoding tocopherol cyclase family protein has translation MLPHSGYHWRGGSDRFFEGWYYRLTLPRIGQSFAFMYAIDDPQGGTACSGGSLQVLGIDDLHLWRTIPNPRTFHASRDRLMLEHWGAAGQGYSASDRHNKGAISDPVTSMSCRWDYHIEPIYTWGNVRDNAGQAIPTMGYLSYLPVFEPGWQILMAHGLATGAIAWNDRVYEFDRAPAYCEKNWGRSFPQQWFWLQCNAFSEYPDLTITVAGGIREFLGAARSVAMVGIHYNGKLYSFMPENSDIYCRIAPWGDWQIEAHKQEYGSPQDVCIHGTTLHRGTLIMVPRATGLEYCCRDTTRGDLKLKLNADLQINTSSNLAALEVGGKLWDRVWQFRSDRI, from the coding sequence ATGCTTCCTCATAGTGGCTATCACTGGCGTGGTGGTTCCGATCGTTTCTTTGAAGGCTGGTACTATCGCCTCACCCTACCCCGCATCGGGCAGTCATTTGCCTTCATGTATGCGATTGACGATCCCCAGGGTGGGACAGCGTGTAGTGGTGGCTCTCTGCAAGTGCTGGGTATTGACGATCTCCACCTCTGGCGTACGATCCCCAATCCTCGCACTTTCCACGCCAGCCGCGATCGCCTCATGCTAGAACACTGGGGAGCGGCGGGACAGGGCTATAGTGCTAGCGATCGCCACAACAAAGGCGCGATCTCCGATCCCGTTACGTCAATGTCATGCCGTTGGGATTACCACATCGAGCCAATTTATACTTGGGGTAACGTACGCGATAACGCGGGGCAAGCGATCCCCACTATGGGATACCTCTCTTATTTGCCCGTATTTGAACCGGGGTGGCAAATTTTAATGGCGCATGGCTTGGCAACTGGGGCGATCGCGTGGAACGATCGAGTATATGAATTCGATCGCGCTCCTGCCTACTGCGAAAAAAATTGGGGCAGATCGTTCCCACAACAATGGTTCTGGCTCCAGTGCAATGCCTTTAGCGAATATCCTGACTTAACGATTACAGTAGCGGGTGGCATCCGTGAATTCCTGGGTGCAGCCAGGAGCGTTGCTATGGTGGGCATTCATTACAATGGCAAGTTATATAGCTTTATGCCGGAGAACAGCGACATTTACTGTCGGATTGCGCCTTGGGGGGACTGGCAAATCGAGGCACATAAGCAGGAATACGGCTCGCCGCAAGATGTTTGCATTCACGGCACAACCTTACATCGCGGTACGTTAATTATGGTACCGAGAGCTACAGGCTTAGAATATTGCTGCCGCGATACTACTAGAGGCGATCTCAAGCTCAAACTTAATGCCGATCTACAAATTAATACCTCCAGCAATCTAGCTGCTCTGGAGGTAGGGGGAAAGTTATGGGATCGAGTTTGGCAATTCCGATCCGATCGCATCTAG
- a CDS encoding cell division protein FtsQ/DivIB, with translation MQTKARDKAMATTSDQVTVDDFTERRKQLRQKRRIKFFQHLWQFLFISGATGSMLWVATLPDWILRGPSQVDIEGNRLLTQEAIQKLVPVSYPQSIFQVQPSAIAAKLESTAPVRSVVVTRTLFPARLTIQVQERNPVAKAELDGKIGLIDADGAWMPLKSYPANVKKPDLTILGLNKRVLQVWPNAYRRLSQSHVKILQLDWRDENNLILKTELGIVHCGLYSDPDFAKQLEILERLRSLPQKLKSQPFVYIDLTNSSSPILEMKTPTKLNSSESKQ, from the coding sequence GTGCAAACTAAAGCTCGAGACAAGGCAATGGCAACCACCTCCGACCAGGTTACCGTAGATGACTTTACCGAACGGCGCAAACAACTTCGGCAGAAACGTCGTATTAAATTTTTTCAGCACCTTTGGCAGTTTCTGTTTATCAGTGGTGCAACCGGTAGCATGTTATGGGTAGCTACTTTGCCTGATTGGATCTTGCGCGGCCCCAGTCAAGTCGATATCGAAGGCAATCGCCTGTTGACCCAGGAAGCCATTCAAAAGCTCGTACCCGTATCGTATCCCCAATCGATCTTTCAAGTGCAGCCAAGCGCGATCGCTGCGAAACTAGAGTCCACTGCGCCCGTGCGTAGCGTGGTGGTGACCCGCACGCTTTTTCCAGCCAGGCTAACCATTCAAGTACAGGAGCGCAATCCCGTCGCTAAAGCAGAACTAGACGGTAAAATCGGGTTGATTGACGCAGATGGGGCATGGATGCCGCTTAAAAGCTATCCTGCCAATGTCAAAAAGCCAGATCTAACTATTTTGGGACTGAATAAGCGAGTATTGCAGGTCTGGCCAAACGCCTATCGCCGTCTCAGTCAAAGCCATGTAAAAATTTTGCAATTAGATTGGCGGGATGAAAATAACCTCATCCTCAAAACGGAACTGGGAATAGTTCATTGTGGACTTTATAGCGATCCAGATTTTGCCAAACAATTAGAGATATTAGAAAGACTCCGCTCTTTACCTCAGAAGTTAAAATCTCAGCCATTTGTTTACATTGACTTAACCAATTCTAGTTCCCCCATCCTGGAAATGAAAACTCCGACCAAGCTAAATTCCTCAGAATCGAAACAGTAG
- a CDS encoding Uma2 family endonuclease yields MDRETNKDKHWTVNDLERLPDNAWLSYEIVDGELFVTRSPHLRHQRACGKILRPLDEWSEPSGLGEAFLNPEIIFSASDMVIPDVIWLSHDRLAEILDDSGHLTGAPEIVIEVLSPGRENERRDKEAKLKLYSRQGVQEYWIAQWELHQVEVYRRTDDSLTLIEVLKEDDRLTSPLLPKFSCAVSQFFN; encoded by the coding sequence ATGGATCGCGAAACGAATAAGGATAAACACTGGACGGTCAACGATCTGGAGCGCTTGCCCGATAATGCCTGGCTTAGCTACGAGATCGTAGATGGTGAGTTATTTGTCACCAGATCGCCTCACCTGAGGCATCAAAGGGCTTGCGGTAAGATATTGCGCCCCTTAGACGAATGGTCAGAACCAAGCGGTCTCGGCGAAGCATTTTTGAACCCAGAAATTATCTTTTCTGCCTCCGATATGGTCATCCCCGACGTGATCTGGCTGAGCCACGATCGCCTGGCGGAAATACTCGACGACTCCGGGCACTTAACGGGCGCGCCGGAGATAGTTATAGAAGTTTTATCGCCTGGCAGGGAAAACGAACGCCGCGATAAGGAGGCTAAACTCAAGCTGTATTCCAGACAGGGCGTACAAGAGTATTGGATCGCCCAGTGGGAGTTACATCAGGTAGAAGTTTATCGCCGCACTGACGACAGCCTCACACTAATTGAGGTACTGAAGGAAGACGATCGCCTGACTTCACCCTTACTACCCAAATTTAGCTGCGCTGTATCGCAATTCTTTAACTAA
- the ftsZ gene encoding cell division protein FtsZ, with protein MIPSNNWPELASNSSGDLDPPDLPMTNETSEKMNHHGIHLGHSRNNSTKPQLGIDPEMSNITVGSIAKIKVIGVGGGGGNAVNRMIVSEVAGVEFWAVNTDAQALLQSAAPKRFQMGQKLTRGLGAGGNPSIGQKAAEESRDEIAQALEGADLVFITAGMGGGTGTGAAPVIAEIAKGVGALTVGVVTKPFTFEGKKRINQATDGIEQLQGHVDTLIVIPNDKLLSVVPENTPVQEAFRIADDVLRQGVQGISDIITIPGLVNVDFADVRAIMADAGSALMGIGLGSGKSRAREAAMTAISSPLLEASIEGANGVVFNITGGNDLTLHEVTAAAETIYEVVDPNANIIFGAVIDDKMDGEVRITVIATGFSHKAVVPAPQIKKQQPVKVTSVTSQQSVSQAEPKQSSSGGLDIPEFLQRRRPQK; from the coding sequence ATGATACCTAGCAATAACTGGCCGGAGTTAGCCTCCAATAGCTCTGGCGACCTAGATCCACCGGATTTACCAATGACCAATGAAACGTCTGAGAAAATGAATCATCATGGAATACATCTGGGTCACTCCCGTAATAACAGCACAAAGCCACAATTAGGGATAGATCCTGAAATGAGCAACATCACAGTAGGCAGCATAGCTAAAATCAAAGTTATTGGTGTAGGTGGCGGTGGTGGTAACGCAGTCAATCGCATGATTGTCAGCGAAGTTGCGGGTGTTGAGTTTTGGGCAGTGAATACGGATGCGCAAGCATTATTACAGTCAGCCGCACCTAAGCGCTTTCAAATGGGGCAAAAATTAACTAGAGGCTTAGGAGCCGGAGGTAATCCGTCAATCGGTCAGAAAGCGGCAGAAGAATCGCGCGATGAAATTGCCCAGGCGCTTGAGGGTGCAGATCTAGTATTTATTACCGCAGGAATGGGCGGTGGAACTGGTACAGGTGCTGCACCAGTAATTGCCGAGATCGCCAAGGGAGTTGGTGCCTTAACTGTTGGTGTAGTAACTAAGCCGTTTACCTTTGAAGGCAAAAAAAGAATTAATCAAGCCACAGACGGAATAGAGCAGCTCCAGGGGCATGTAGACACCTTAATCGTGATTCCGAACGATAAGTTACTGTCCGTAGTACCTGAAAATACGCCAGTACAGGAAGCGTTTCGGATTGCTGACGATGTATTGCGTCAAGGTGTGCAGGGCATATCGGATATCATTACAATTCCAGGACTGGTCAACGTTGACTTTGCCGATGTACGTGCCATTATGGCTGATGCTGGGTCAGCCCTGATGGGCATAGGATTAGGTTCGGGCAAGTCGCGCGCGCGCGAGGCTGCCATGACCGCTATATCTTCACCACTGCTAGAAGCCTCGATTGAGGGAGCCAATGGCGTAGTATTCAACATTACTGGTGGCAACGATCTCACCCTACATGAAGTAACTGCGGCGGCTGAAACTATCTATGAAGTAGTCGATCCTAATGCCAACATCATTTTTGGTGCCGTGATTGACGATAAAATGGATGGGGAAGTCAGAATTACGGTAATTGCTACGGGTTTTTCTCATAAGGCAGTTGTGCCAGCACCGCAAATTAAGAAGCAACAACCTGTAAAAGTAACAAGCGTTACTAGCCAGCAGTCTGTCTCCCAAGCCGAACCCAAGCAAAGCAGTTCGGGAGGGCTTGATATACCTGAATTTTTGCAGCGTCGCCGACCGCAAAAGTAG